The following are from one region of the Camarhynchus parvulus chromosome 3, STF_HiC, whole genome shotgun sequence genome:
- the DTD1 gene encoding D-aminoacyl-tRNA deacylase 1: MKAIVQRVAQASVTVGGEQISSIGRGLCVLLGISLEDTQRELEHMVRKILNLRVFEDESGKHWSKSVMDKQYEVLCVSQFTLQCILKGNKPDYHMAMPTEQAESFYNNFLEQLRKAYKPELIKDGKFGAYMQVHIQNDGPVTIELESPAATVDPKQLTKLEKQQQRKEKTRTKVPSESSRERNVPRNKDDPSASSGAEGDVSSEREP; this comes from the exons TGGGTGGTGAACAAATCAGTTCAATAGGACGAggcctctgtgtgctgctgggcaTTTCTTTGGAGGATACACAAAGAGAGCTGGAGCACAT ggTTCGAAAGATCTTGAACTTGCGAGTCTTTGAAGATGAAAGTGGGAAGCACTGGTCCAAAAGTGTGATGGATAAACAGTATGAAGTGTTGTGTGTGAGCCAATTCACTCTCCAGTGCATCCTGAAGGGAAACAAGCCTGACTATCACATGGCCATGCCCACGGAGCAGGCAGAGTCTTTTTATAACAACTTCCTAGAGCAGCTAAGAAAAGCCTACAAACCAGAGCTTATTAAAG atGGCAAGTTTGGTGCCTACATGCAGGTCCACATCCAGAACGATGGTCCTGTAACAATAGAACTGGAGTCCCCAGCAGCCACTGTTGATCCTAAACAA CTGACAAAACttgaaaaacagcaacaaagaaaagagaagaccAGAACCAAGGTGCCCTCTGAGTCAAGTAGAGAAAGAAATGTCCCCAGAAACAAGGATgaccccagtgccagcagcggAGCAGAAGGAGATGTGTCCTCGGAAAGAGAGCCTTAG